The genomic DNA GGTAAGTTTAGCTATCACTCCGTTTCAAAGTTATGTTGTTGTGTGACGAAGGTGAGACTCAGCTGGCAAGTCTCTCTTTTGTCTCGATATCTCTCTTTGATTCTATCACCCCTGCGCCGGCTGGGCCTCTTCTCATTTTGTAGTTTCCGAATGTCACGCCACCTTACCTTATCAATGACGTACATATGCAATTTTTCTATTAAGAGTCTTCAAGAAATCGACTATATTTGTCACTCGGACGCTGACCCAATTTATcctacgtacatatgtatatatgtacagataCGTACATGTATGCagatgtatgcatgtacatatgtatgtatgtatgcacgttATTCCAGTGCAACTGCACTTTGCCTTATGCAATTGTTGGTTGCCAATGGCAGCGCAGTGTTTAGGTATTGTTttcttgatttatttattgatttgtttgtgcaaTGGAAAAGCAGTTGGCGATTGATGCTTGGCCACACTCCATTGGTGTTCCGTTTGCTTTCACAACCTGTTAATTGACGCCCCTCccgcattttgtttttcaattagatttatatatttcattcTTTGGACCAACGCACATGCatatactctctctctctctctctctctcttactctctctttgctcttcccTTTAGATATTGCTCTCTTCGTGGATTTCCCCTACTTGTTTTCCACGTGTAAAGttcttgtaatttattttgcgcAAACGCTCTCCCCATCGtgttatctctctctcccggtcttgctctctctgtcgcaCTGTCTCGTCATGTTATACCAACTGAAAATCATGCGAGTTTTGCCTTTGATGGGTGGCAGGAGAATGCCGGGGCACAAGGCAGGGGCCTCCAGTTCGGGGTCATCTGTGACTgtctctgcatgtgtgtgtgtgttctggtGTGACGTGTGTCATCTGTTTCTGATTCCTTGGGACCAGCTGAGCGGCTGGATGGGTGGCGTGTGGCCGTGGGCTGGAGGCCTGCGTGGGTGTGTTGCATTCAAAACGGatgtgggtggttgggtggttggttggttggcccCGTCTTGTTTCTAGGGCGCGGCTTCGCAATGGCCGGAAGCAGGTCGGACTGAAAGCAGTTTAGAATCGAAATATCGCTCATATCGCTGCCGTTAGTCCAGAGGTACGGCACGTCGCGCTTCGTGTTGCAAGTGGAATGCATTTCAAAAGTTCAGGCGGAAAAGATAAACGCAAAAGATAGCTGAATTGCCAGCGGTGAGTGCAATAAGCAGCAAATGCTGAAAATGTGAGATGGCGCGATTCCAGGTGGTAGtaagaattgtttttgtttgaagcaaagaaacaccaaaaaccTTTGTTGATTTGATGTTTTCTATGGCAGCTTTGTGTTTTGAAATTACTGTACAAATTATACCCTTTACGAATAAGTAACATAGAATAGTTTCAACGTAAATCAATTGTGTTGGCTTTTGCGATAAGAGGAAAATGCTGTGATAGCGCCAGTCTTACAGTAAATTCATACACTTCATTACAAATCTGGTGTCTCAGGCATTTCCGCTTCTTTAATTCAACGtcgcattaaaattgtatacTTTTTGTGACCACAAGTTGAAAgataaactttattttatgtattattttgtgcatattttatgtgCGTGAACCAACTTTTCgaacaaatttttaataagTTTCCAGAAGCGCCCTCCACTTCCTCGCCGTGTCGAGTCGAGGTGCGTCGAATGAATTTGCCGGTCTCAGTTTTCATTCATGGCCAAGCCAGCACACCCACCAGCCCACAACGCAGCCAGGCCATTTCCCCACTCCACGAGGTGTTTTCATGTAAACAATGTGCTCTTTGACCTTTCAATATTTTCCCCtgctcacacatacacacacacacacacagtcgctCTCCGCTCTTTCACAGTACAGTTGTGACGCACACGCATGCAACCGGCTGTCTCTCTTCGACTCTCGATCTCTCTGAGTCACCTCCTCTGGGTTGCTCTCTTCGCCGCATATTCTTTTACTTTGTGTTAAGCTTACAGGGAGGGTAGGTAGGGCAGAGGGAGCGGCAGCATTTCCCCTGAAACTCGTACGATTTTCAGCTGGTATAACGAAATGCCAtcgaatgaaagaaaaacgtgCCACCAgagctgcctgactgcctcaCCACCACCCGGCTACCCGTCCCTTTCACCCTGCCTTGTGACTCTTGTTGGAGGCTTTCCCGTtgcattttttgcttttctctttctctatcgcTGGCTCGCGCCGGGCGCTGTGTCAAAAATAGTCACGCGATGTCTGAGGCGAACGAAGGCAGACCAGACCCTGCAACCCTGCACCACCCCCCGACTGGATTTCAGATTGTAATGACATTTTGTAATCGGTTGCCCAACCCCCTTTGGGCTGTTTGCCAGCTCTTCAACAGTTTCGCTATTACTTATTTTCCTTCACGGTGCAACAGTGCAGCGCAGCGTCAGCTGCCGTTATTACTCTCTCTATTCATTTGCTCGTCTCTGTCGTTTTTTTACTCTTGGAATTTGTAAGTCTAGAGGAGAAAAAACGAAGTttaaagaacaacaaaacatttcaaatatgGCTTAAATTTATAATGATTAAAAAGCACTGTATCACGTGCTTCGGCTTGCGAAAATAGCTTCCGCGCGGACTTGTTAATTCCATTAGTAAATGTTTCCCTGCATTCCTGTCAGTGCTTCTGTTTGTTCTTCGCATCAGTTGCATTCGATTTTGGATAACTGAGGTATTATTTACTTTGGATTTACTTAAACAGCCAAATACTCGCACGAGAGATGGATCGATGGAGATAAGACGAACATATTCGTGATTTTAGTTGCTATAAATATTGCGGCTTCctgtttctatttctagtTGTCATGCCATTCAGTTCTGAActtgttttcaatttaaaaattctaTTTTCGGCATACGGTCAGGTTTAGGAAGCATGACATTTTTCACTGTTCGAATGGACCGCACACAGCCAAACGGGGAGATAAGCGAGGTGCAGTGGCTCATGGGTCGGGTGATAAAATGGGAAACAGTTCTTTAAAGCACATTGTTGCGACCCCTGTTCGTCTACGCCTGTGCATCGTACGAgcattatttgtgtttgttttagtCATGACTTTGGTAGATTTTCTAACCGGTTTTTGCAGTACCGCTTCGATTAAACCGGGATCTGACTGCTTGCCTCTCACGATCATTGCCAAAGCTGACTCGATTCCATTTTATATGTGCGTGCTTCTTGTGGAAAATTTCACTGAAACACGTGCTTGGGTGTGCGCTGGTCACTCTAAACTTCAGAGTCTAAAGATATGTAAGTACTGCGTCGCGTCGCAGGCGCTTGTCTAGGTCATTTATTTTAGCTTTATGTTGTTGGCTTACTTTCACACACACTAAAACATGTACACACGTACGCGAACGTACGCACGCAGAAGAGACATtcagccaaaggcaaagaaatgagcgagtgcaaaagagagaggaatCTGTACTGCAAGGTGAATTCAAATCagatgaggcatgaggcagtGATCGGTCTCACGGAATAAAAACATGCCTCACCTCGCCAAATGTTCCTATCATTtgctctgcctccgcctctacATAGAGCGattatcaaatttattttaaatacgGCGCCCCCCAacagacggacacacacagagacacccactctttctctcccacATAAATGGACACAAACagactctcgctctctctggcagTTGTGATCTTTCtcgcttgtttgttttgcatgtttgtcgctcttgctctctgctcatttccattgaatgaaatattcaaCGCCCCGTGCAAAGCTCGTGAGTTctcgctgttgttgtctttATTTCCATCTCGTTTGAGTAAttctcattttatttaatgtgtGTAGTGCTtgtgtgcttgctgctgctgcaagtgaaataaagtatttttattttggactTTGGCACAGTCATACGATCAATTCGTTACCCCATCATTTGCCCGTGAGAACATTGTGCGAAAGAGAACGGAACGAAGAGAGAGGACTGATGCAGCGACGTAATGCGCGTGCTTGACGCTTGCATGGACAGACAGTATATCAAATGTTGCatatgaatttaatttttgcacataATGCAAATTATGGACTCAAGAGGAGGCGAAATcagaagagagcagagcgtcGGCTGGCGTTGGGCTGTGTTCAATGTCAAGGCAATCAGCTGATGAATAATTTCCCGTTACAACTGCCAAGCAGCCACCTTGACCAAAGTTCAAGTAACTGTAAACtaggaaagaaagagagctagaaagacagagagagagataaagagagagaccgAGCTCTGTTCCCACATGTgcaattcaaaatatttacgcaagtgtttttattgttgtgttCCAAATGCTTTCACGCTTAAACAGATGAACGAATAGTCTCCCACCCCCATGCTTCGTATTGAAACAGCTGATGGGGTGAACTGTGCGGCCTCTCAAATAGTCGAagaaaaatattgatttatgtacatagctCTTATTAGTAGCCCCTTAGATCCCTTAGATATGTAAGGAATTCATGAACGAATACTTAGTTTATGTGCAGCGACGTAGCTGTTACTTTTTGTACTTCTAGAGTACCAggtgcaacaaaatgaaattaaccAAAATAAGCAGACACGTTAGCGCTATTTGGTGCAAAGTGACGTGGTCTTGTGTATATAATTGTTGCAATATTTCGTATGAGTAACACAACGCCTGTTCAGTTTATATAGAACGACGATTAACATTCGCATTTTGACATGGGTTTACGATTTCGTAATGTCCGACACAAAACTTGAATTTTGAACCGTAACAGCAAAAACGATCTCGGACTTTGGAAGcttgctttttatacccggtactcgaagagtaaatagggtgtaTTATAGttgtggtcggagcaatgtgcgtaacgcacagaaggaaacgatCCTATAAAATacatgtatatattcttgaacagcatcaatagctgtctgtctgtgggtctAGTTTGACGCCTGTTTCTCAGAGACTgaaatgtagatgacagatactCGGGAGTTCGGGGTATAAAAGTCttacaacgttcctcctcgtttatatgcacatatttcgctttgttgtttttctaaGCTTTAGTTCTGGGGAACGGCGGAAAACGAAGTAGTTGGAATATTTTGCCCTGCGGTCAGCGAAAATGATGTACAAATTATGTAAACGCCATCAAAAACAGAATCGTAGAAAAAACTGCATTTTCAAGTTCGAGGTTTTgctgtaatttgttgtttttatctttttgtgTGATTTCCACAGCAAGCACCACGTTTTCAGCTTGAATGATTTCAGAaaactgcaatttgttgtgcaatgtatgcaaaaacaaagcagtaggaaacaataaaaatcgaTTCAAAGCGCAGCTAAAAGTTGTAATTAATAAGTTTCAACCTCACATTACATATTGTTGTGCACGAGTACTTGGAatttaaatagatttaaatGGCCATGGAAATTTCGGAAAACTTATTCTGAAATCTTTCTGTTGTTAGAAATCTCTAAGCAATTCAAGTTGAAGCACCAATTATGATAGGACTGGCTCGTATTTGATTGTGTTTTACGACCCTTATCTTTAACTAGACatctttctgtttttatacTGAATATTGAACATctatttttgaaatttaatgATTATTTGTCGGTGTTTTGCTATATAACGGGAAGATAATTACGAGATCGATAGCCCTAAATCAAGCGGCAATTTGAATTCCtaatcatttttaaatgatGTGGAAATTGTCACTCAGTTTGGTCAaatctgttgttgtttaaaatGCTCGTTGCTTGACCTGTGTCCGGATTAAAgttgtctctttttttatgaaattaCGCATCTGACGCGTGTGTGGCTACTTAACCCTGAATGCCCATGATTCAGATCTGATTGAATCAGGCAAAATGCTCAGAGCTCTGCTCGCTCGTTTTATCACTTATCCGACAACACAGTACGGATTACAGTAATCATCGCTTAATGCGAACAATTTCCCCATTGTCTTAATCCGCAcaatgtacagatgtatttatgtattgtactcgcactcgtacgaTTTAGATAGACAGACCTCTCATCGGTGTAACCTTTGTGCTCAACACGCGATTGTCGGCTTCTGAGCTTGGGACCTGCTCTCTCTTGatctctgtttttgtggcaaCTTTGACCAGGGTCGTCATTCGCCAATCGCATTGCACGATCCATGATTTACGGACACACGGACGTACCTTGATTGGTGCACATTTTTGCACGGTGGGAACGCGCTCAAAGTTTAGTGTGCGGCCAAAGAGGCGGgagcatttaattaatgtcaAACTGAacagttttacattttctgtCGATTGCAATAACCTACAAACCGTAATCGTAGCTTAAAGTGACTTTCGCCTCTTTTCACGCCACTTTAGCGCTTATTCAACTTTGCACTGTGATGCCGTGTGAATTTTCCTAGCTATTTGTGCTTACTTTGCTTCCATTTCTTGTTCCCCTTTAACCCAAGATAAAGAATATCTCTGTCATTCCTTTCTTTGTTGTCCTCTTTCActgacaaatatttaaatgccgAATACTCtttctatatgtacatatttatatttaactGTATGCTTTCTGGCACTTCTCTttcttggcaaacaaaacacgtATTGAGACCGTTTTTATTCGAGTTTGGCTTAAATGTGAAGGCGGGTGCAGGGTTCAACGGACTGCACACGAAGCGTAAACATTGCCGTCATTTCTCCTGAGCCTAAATGAAATGAACTGAAATTTGGTGTTTATATACTCGATCACTTTGCATGGCCCTTATTCCATTATCAAAGTGAACTTTGTTCACTTGCCGATATTAAGTTTTTTTTATCAGGATCGGCAGATTCTGAAGAACCAGATTGGTAAATCAATAGCCAAAACGGAACGGATAAACGAACTTTGGTCTATGGCACAAGAACCATCAAAGAACTTacgtttattttgttttttaattaattggcaaAGCGCTTTTCTGTGATTCGATCGAAGGTCCCCCGACCTATGTCAATGTTTCTCTACCACCACGGAGAGCAAagaccaagagagagagtcgcacataacgagagagatagagaaatagggagacagaaagagtgagagtgtTTGTTATGCAATAGAAATGTCTGtctaattttaatttttgttctaGATATTCTCTTTGCCTACACTTTCTAtaatttgtttctttattttcttatcATCAGcgtttgggtttcttttttttggcgaaCATCCaaataagaaaacaaatccaaaacgTAATAGAaacttgtttttggttttctttggatGTTTGCTTTCGATTTCTGATTTGAttagaatatatttatgaaggTTAAAAGTAATTGAAAGACTTCTGGATTGGATATGATTATTATCTATTTATAGAATTCAAATGGAAGTCCTTCCGCTGCctcaaatatgtatttttagtTAAATAATTCATGCCTACATCTTCTTTGatttaaagaaaacaaaagtttacaagcttattttttcttaattaGGAATTTGTTCACACATAAAATGTTATTACCTAtgtattttggtatatttaaatgtaaatcaaagctttttatgtatttttacaTCTGCAGATCATGGCCCTAATCTGTTCATGGTTGAGGTTgatttaagtttttatttttgtcttaGTTTTATACCTACATGCATATGTCTTATATATATTGCGCTATGCAATTTGTGTATCCCATAATCTGTTTTGTTTACTCATTGTCACTACATTCATAAATGCATATTCCTGTGCTCTTTCCGCTTCCAGGGAACTAGCTCATCAtcggcaacaaaaaacaccaaccGCATcaggagcaacaaaaaatacagcaacaTATTCCGAAGAAAAGTTGACGTAATTCCTCTGTTGGTCCATACTTTTGCGACGTTAGAGACAGCCCGGCTTGCCCACGACATAAAAGCAACAACGCAGTgaagcggagagagagagagatagagagcgagaagtgtttctttgtgtgtgcgttaaAGGTCGCACTCTCCTCCCACTCACCTTCACCACCTGAAGTTCTGGGCAGACACTGATCCCGAAGATCGGACAAAGAGGAAAGAACTAGATAAATCACCCGGCAAGATGTTCATCGAAGATGATGCGCAGTAAGTAACAAAAGCCTAAATATCATATGTACCGTTTGTGTTTACCTTCATGATTGCTTTAATCGTTCTCCTCGTTGAATACGGCTATCTGTAGTACATGTACTTGTTAGTTGCTCCTGGcatagtggtggtggtggtaaTAAAACGTAAGCTAATACGACTAGTTCAACTTCGGATGACATTGGCTCAATTGTTAACTGCCAATTTCCATCGAATTTACTCATTGGTAAAGAAGCTATCCGTTCGTTTATGTAAAATTTGTGCAGGGATATAAATGCTTTTAGTTTCATTCAAGTACGGTTTAGGATCCAGAATATTCTACGGATTATAACTATTGCTTTTATAAAcgtattaaattattttaaggAATGAAAAAGTTGTACCTATGTTTTCTGAGTGTTTTTCTTGAAATCTGTAAGACCTACATTACAAATTGCTCACAGACAACCGAACCTATCTTCTCCTGATGATAGATAATGATAAAATAATTACTCTTGCATAGTCCAAGCGTTTTGGGTACttaaaaatcaattcaaataaGTGAAATTTTCGATTCACATTTATCATTTTAAACAATTAGCCGTGACTATCACTTAAATCAGTCATTCCATTACCAATTAAGTTCCACAAAATATTCATCGCCAATGACACTCGGTGACCCCTGGGAGCGCATCGTGCTCGAGAAGTTGACGTCACATTGACGTGGTGCACAAGCCGCCAAGTTCAAGGACACAGAGAATATCATTCCACGATTTGCGCTTATCAGGCCACTTGCCTACGATCGCGTTATCAATTATTCAACGGTATTTTGCATGAGTGCGATcgatgacatatgtatgtatgtacaatacataaatagctatagtataaatatatatgtattttttggaACAATCAAGACGAGTGTTGCCAAGCATGGATTCGTTTATCGTTTGGTTTCCTATAGTAAAATCGAGACTGGGGTTTCCAACAAATCCAATTACTCTTACAATAGTCGGGATATATGCAAATATAACAGATCGAGTCAGGTAGGATTAGAATATCCGGAGTTGACACAACCTGGCACCAAGAGAGATttagatacaaaaatatagcagatagaaaacgaaaacagaatTCACCCggaaattgcattaatttctGGACtatttttcgctttttctgGTTTCAGATAACTccaaaattaatcaaattgatAAGTGGGCTTAAAAATGAAACGAGCGATAGCTGAAAGTTAGttcaaataattaataatatctgcaaaaaaaagaaaagttaattaaatatttctgtagAGACTGCATGAATAAGTAAAGAAGCATTAAATAAAGATCGGTGTTATAGCCACGCACCGCCAAACGCACTTGATTTTTGTGACATATCATATAAAGCTGTTGGCAACCATTGTTGTTGGGAGCAGTTCTAAATACCTGTGGCTGTTGATAAGAAAGCAGACCTGGATAACCATGcggcgagagagaaagagagagaccgCTAGCGTAGatacaacaaaagaaaaagcagcagacaTGCAACCCATCACCACGTTACAGTAAGAGCGCCACTTGCGAGACGTAGAAGTTTCCGTCTGATAAAAAGTCGAACCCATCCCGCCGGCGCTCTTCTTATGTTATCGCCTTTTCGAACAGCGTTTTCTGAGCACGCCGCCGatctgagagagagagagagaataggTGTTGGGCGATcaagtgtgtgagtgagtgagtgagcggCGTGAGAGTGCGAGCGCACGAATAATGAACGAACCCCTTTTCCGATTTTCCTACTTTCGGACTCAAGATTTgccaacagtggcagcaggtGATATCAGTTTGTTTTCGGCTGGCGACGGTGCTACAACGAGTGGGTGGGTGAGTGGGTCTTTTTGGCACTACTGGAGAAGGGTTCCCAATTATTGCGGAAATGTATAATTCTTGGCTCTAGAatatcatttgcatatcaCTTTCTATGCAGCTGCAACTAATTTGTGTATTTCAATTACTCTTCCAGAATGGACAGCTTCTGGGTGCAGAGCGCAATTGGTGCGATCAAGGCGATCGCATTCGTGTATGATATCATAACCCTGCCGGTCTACTTGGTCCTGCAGAAGCCATGGAAACGCCGACAGGACTCGCGACGCGTGAAGGTGAGTTTAAAGAGTGCGCACGGACCACACGACCATTCCACTCCCCCTGCAAGTGTGTGTAATCAGACAATCGGCGCTGTAACTAGTATCTCTAGCTAGAATCGCTTTGAAATACTTTCGACTTTGCCCCTGGCCACCGCTCCAAAGTACACAGACAgtagacggacagacggacaggtaCTAAGAGCGCCCTGGCTTAGTTCTGATCGGAGTGCATGCGCTTGTTTATATAGTTTTTGAAACTAAACTGCACGCTTTATTATCAGTTGATTTCCACATTACTGCGCGTCACGCAATCCCTTGTGCACCTTGAGGCATTAGCtaattctctctctgcctctgcctttgcttttgcctctgccactcaATCCACCTCCgattctatttctatttctgcctctgtttctgctatctctcactctctctcgctcccgctctctaCATTCCCCCTAATCTAATGCCtgcctacatatgtatgccatgtacatatgcacggggacttttgatttattgacCCGGTCCGTTATTCATTATCTCTTGTTCGTTGTTGTAGTTCTGCTTTTATCAGAGATTCATTCGATTTTGTATGCGACAATTAAGCGTAGAGGTTTGCTTCCTTGCTGGCTGGCGGACATTAAATCATAGCAGCAGTTTCTGATAATTGCATATGCTGTTACGCCATATAAAATGTGCGACGATTGCAGGCGGTGTCCTCCTGATAAGGCACCCCATGCAGCGGAAAAAACCTCAACATTTGATAAGCCAGAAAGGAGCAGGTGTAGGAAACAAATGAGGCAACGATTCAATTTGATTGTCGGAGAGAGATATCTGATATAGAATAAATATCTTCCTAGGATATGCCCTATATCCCCTCGGCCAGTATCGCTTGTACATCTGATGTTAGCCTATCTAAATTAGGAGCACTTTTGTCTGGCTTACAGCCTACAGCCTGATAAGATTTATGGGGGCTATGGATATGGTCACAATCGCGTGTGCCGTAAGTGTGGTAAGAGAGTTCCCAACTAGGAACGAACGAGCCAAtctatacacatacataagtaagATATCAGCACAGGCAAGCATGGCTTGTGGTCatacacattcatacatatattgtatcaCTCCTTGTATCCTTCCTTCCCTCCTACAGGCAAAGCCCATTAACCAGAAAATGTTGGTCGATGAGTCCAAGTACGCGCCGGATGACATTGAGGTTTAATTTCTGAAAATTCGTTTTTTAGTTTATTAAATAACATTTGTTGTGGAACAGTACACTGGCACACCCCCACATaaatacacacccacacacacacacatacacatacacacaaaagaaagcaCAATAAATGTTCCTAGGATTTGGTGTTTCATGCAAAGAGTTGGCCCTCTTTGGTGTTGGCCCCAGAAACATGTTATTTCCCCGCCCCTCCAGGCAACCCACAACTACCCCCCCTTCAATCTCAcatgtctgtctctccctgtTGATCGCACACACCCTGcccaccccaccccaacccGCAATCTGGCGTTCATTTGAGTCTAACTTTGCGATGACATGAAAGTAATTTGCCCTACTCTTTCAGGCCAAGATCATCAAGAACGATGAGCACGAGCTGACATACCGGACCACGGACCCGCCCCGCGATGTGCACGTGAAAATGCTGCAGGAGAACATCGACACCCTGGAGAAGGTCTTCAATTACGTGGCGAAGACGCACTCGAACAAGCGCTGTCTGGGCACGAGGCAGATCCTCAGCGAGGAGGACGAGGTGCAGCCAAACGGACGTGTCTTCAAAAAGTACAACATGGGCGACTACAAGTGGAGGACCTTCACCGAGGCGGAGCGCCAGGCGGCCAACTTTGGACGTGGCCTGCGAGAGCTTGGCCAGAAACCGCGGGAGAATATTGTTATCTTTGCGGAGACCCGTGCCGAGTGGATGGTGGCCGCCCATGGCTGCTTTAAGCAAGCCATGCCCATAGTCACCGTCTACGCCACCCTGGGAGACGAGGGTGTGGCCCACTGTGAGTTTATCTATTTTCATTTCACCATTTTCGTGTAATAATGTAGGAAAATTTATAATTGTTCAACAGGCATCAGCGAAACGGAAGTCACCACGGTTATCACCTCGCACGATTTGCTGCCCAAGTTCAAGACCCTGCTGGCCCTGTGCCCCAAAGTGAACACCATCATCTACATGGAGGACCAGCTGCACAAGACGGAGACCACTGGCTTCAAGGAGGGCGTCAAGGTCTTGCCATTCAATCAGGTCGTCAAAATAGGACAGGATAGCAAATTTGGTGCGTTTCTAAAGGGACACATAGAGATTGGTAGTTGAAATTAGTGTGGGATACGACCTACCCTTTTCTAGTTATCATCTCCAGGATGATGAACCATTGCCCCATGCGTTGAGATTGATTTTGAAGTGGCTGGTTTGTTGTCAGCTTGTTCACTGTCCAGTATCTCTGCTGTCCTTCCGAGAACCATGCAGGGTGTAGTCAACTCACTGTAATAGCACCAGCTGTGCGAAAGAGAAGGGGAAAAGGGTTGTGAGCCATTAACTAGTTGGATAGATGCACTTCTCCTGTCGTTACCTGCCTGTTCGCGCTAAAGCTCAGGGACTCGACCATCAGCTGCGGTAACAGCTCCACCAGCTCATGGGCGAGCGACACTTGCATATCGGGGATCTCATCCACTGGTTTTGGCGCTGGCTCCTGAGATTTCTCAATATTGGCGATATAGCTGCGAAATGACCGATAGGCAACCAGTCCACAGTACACGCCAAAGAGCGAGATGAACAGATAGCAGGGCTTGGTCTTTGCTGATGTGGCCTTCATGAGGGCATTGCACTGCTCCACACATGTCAGCGGGGTCAGTATAATGAACTCTTCCAAACTGTTTGCCATCTTTCGGAACACACTAAAATTTTGAGAGAATGTTTCTGTTATCAAGCAATGTGTAATAAGTGACAGCAGTGGGCAGGCCTTCTACTAGAGACTTTAACTGATTGATCCTTTTTATTTACCCACAGAGAGCGTGCCACCCAAGGGCGATGATATTGCGATAATAATGTACACTTCCGGATCGACTGGAACACCCAAGGGGGTTTTGCTGTCGCACAAGAACTGCATTGCCACGATGAAGGGCTTTGTCGACATGGTGCCCATCTATCCAGATGATGTGCTGATCGGCTTCCTGCCGCTGGCTCATGTCTTCGAACTGGTGGCGGAGAGTCTCTGCCTGATGACTGGCGTTTCCATTGGCTACTCGACGCCGCTGACCCTCATCGATACGAGCAGCAAGATCAGGCGGGGATGCAAGGGCGATGCCAGTGTGCTGAAGCCCACATGCATGACTTCGGTGCCACTGATCCTCGATCGCATCTCCAAGGGCATCAACGACAAGGTCAATTCAGGCTCGG from Drosophila subobscura isolate 14011-0131.10 chromosome E, UCBerk_Dsub_1.0, whole genome shotgun sequence includes the following:
- the LOC117890015 gene encoding long-chain-fatty-acid--CoA ligase 3 isoform X1, whose product is MDSFWVQSAIGAIKAIAFVYDIITLPVYLVLQKPWKRRQDSRRVKAKPINQKMLVDESKYAPDDIEAKIIKNDEHELTYRTTDPPRDVHVKMLQENIDTLEKVFNYVAKTHSNKRCLGTRQILSEEDEVQPNGRVFKKYNMGDYKWRTFTEAERQAANFGRGLRELGQKPRENIVIFAETRAEWMVAAHGCFKQAMPIVTVYATLGDEGVAHCISETEVTTVITSHDLLPKFKTLLALCPKVNTIIYMEDQLHKTETTGFKEGVKVLPFNQVVKIGQDSKFESVPPKGDDIAIIMYTSGSTGTPKGVLLSHKNCIATMKGFVDMVPIYPDDVLIGFLPLAHVFELVAESLCLMTGVSIGYSTPLTLIDTSSKIRRGCKGDASVLKPTCMTSVPLILDRISKGINDKVNSGSAFRKALFKFLYQYKVKWIQRGYKTPLIDKLVFKKVAKLMGGRVRIIMSGGAPLSADTHEQIKTCLCVDLIQGYGLTETTSGATVMHERDMTYGRTGGPLTVCDIRLVNWEEGNYRITNKPYPQGEVLIGGDCVSQGYYKLPGKTNEDFFEEDGKRWFKTGDIGEVQTDGVLKIIDRKKDLVKLQAGEYVSLGKVESELKTCGIVENICVYGDPTKQFTVALVVPNLKHLEDLAERHGLQNNTYEELCSSPVMEKAILKEIADHSRKCKLQKFEVPAAITLCKEVWSPDMGLVTAAFKLKRKDIQDRYQHDINRMYAS
- the LOC117890015 gene encoding long-chain-fatty-acid--CoA ligase 3 isoform X2 yields the protein MDSFWVQSAIGAIKAIAFVYDIITLPVYLVLQKPWKRRQDSRRVKAKIIKNDEHELTYRTTDPPRDVHVKMLQENIDTLEKVFNYVAKTHSNKRCLGTRQILSEEDEVQPNGRVFKKYNMGDYKWRTFTEAERQAANFGRGLRELGQKPRENIVIFAETRAEWMVAAHGCFKQAMPIVTVYATLGDEGVAHCISETEVTTVITSHDLLPKFKTLLALCPKVNTIIYMEDQLHKTETTGFKEGVKVLPFNQVVKIGQDSKFESVPPKGDDIAIIMYTSGSTGTPKGVLLSHKNCIATMKGFVDMVPIYPDDVLIGFLPLAHVFELVAESLCLMTGVSIGYSTPLTLIDTSSKIRRGCKGDASVLKPTCMTSVPLILDRISKGINDKVNSGSAFRKALFKFLYQYKVKWIQRGYKTPLIDKLVFKKVAKLMGGRVRIIMSGGAPLSADTHEQIKTCLCVDLIQGYGLTETTSGATVMHERDMTYGRTGGPLTVCDIRLVNWEEGNYRITNKPYPQGEVLIGGDCVSQGYYKLPGKTNEDFFEEDGKRWFKTGDIGEVQTDGVLKIIDRKKDLVKLQAGEYVSLGKVESELKTCGIVENICVYGDPTKQFTVALVVPNLKHLEDLAERHGLQNNTYEELCSSPVMEKAILKEIADHSRKCKLQKFEVPAAITLCKEVWSPDMGLVTAAFKLKRKDIQDRYQHDINRMYAS